In one Silene latifolia isolate original U9 population chromosome 10, ASM4854445v1, whole genome shotgun sequence genomic region, the following are encoded:
- the LOC141608513 gene encoding uncharacterized protein LOC141608513, whose amino-acid sequence MGSSLAKRNFQVDPTCKICDAGEEILETRAHLFRDCGVVQRIWACPDLGIRVNCGPSMDIGEWVINWFKYLGKTEDAESKMIKFLGTLWCLWMYYGIWRSTVDIALQARDVGDSGGVASKGIGRGSDSSVWEVCDGRPFYVIGGATSCNSVKVMVDAGCKSVRNAALGWIAYVHDGATLFTRSVKITAQSALQAEALGLKDVLGWAREQGILHLEVSSDCLQLLLQLAGDEMAHHFTKGLLDDMDLYFPSFHCLCFTFIPRRFNKIAHDLAMRAMSN is encoded by the exons ATGGGGTCTAGTCTTGCTAAAAGGAACTTTCAGGTGGAtccaacttgtaaaatatgtgaTGCTGGTGAGGAAATCCTGGAAACGAGAGCACATCTGTTTCGGGACTGTGGTGTGGTTCAGCGCATTTGGGCCTGCCCGGACTTGGGTATTCGCGTTAATTGTGGTCCCTCCATGGATATTGGGGAGTGGGTTATCAATTGGTTCAAGTATCTGGGTAAGACAGAGGATGCTGAATCTAAAATGATTAAATTCTTGGGTACTTTATGGTGTTTGTGG ATGTATTATGGCATATGGAGAAGCACGGTGGATATAGCCTTGCAGGCACGGGATGTGGGAGATAGCGGAGGTGTGGCAAGCAAGGGTATAGGGAGGGGTAGTGATTCTTCGGTTTGGGAGGTATGTGATGGACGACCCTTTTATGTGATAGGTGGCGCAACATCGTGCAATTCAGTTAAGGTAATGGTCGATGCGGGGTGTAAATCTGTTAGGAACGCTGCTCTTGGGTGGATTGCTTATGTTCACGATGGTGCGACTTTATTCACTAGAAGTGTTAAAATTACTGCGCAATCTGCATTGCAAGCCGAAGCACTAGGTCTAAAGGATGTGTTGGGTTGGGCTCGTGAACAGGGAATCCTTCATTTAGAGGTTTCTTCGGACTGTTTGCAACTGTTACTCCAACTGGCAGGGGATGAGATGGCGCATCACTTCACTAAAGGGCTACTGGATGATATGGATCTTTACTTCCCGTCTTTTCACTGTTTATGTTTTACTTTTATTCCTAGGCGCTTTAATAAGATTGCTCATGACCTCGCTATGAGGGCCATGAGTAATTAG
- the LOC141608514 gene encoding inactive protein RESTRICTED TEV MOVEMENT 1-like, producing the protein MLPQIFVSYGKAINAVAFQYIEDGKLVNSPLFGDKLVTSPTFGSKCFNASNFAAVVFKEVANNEYVTRVSGAHALNGENEGLISLTIETNAGCYGPFGNVRKNDIKFEYSFGPGHQFGGFHGLYSPYNLRSIGVYINPISSLADLSTSPQPQG; encoded by the exons ATGTTG CCTCAAATATTTGTTTCATACGGAAAAGCCATTAACGCCGTAGCTTTTCAATATATTGAAGATGGTAAATTAGTGAATTCGCCTTTGTTTG GTGACAAATTAGTGACTTCTCCTACATTTGGCTCTAAGTGTTTTAATGCCTCTAATTTTGCTGCG GTTGTGTTTAAAGAAGTTGCGAATAACGAGTACGTGACAAGAGTGAGTGGTGCACATGCTCTAAACGGAGAAAATGAAGGGTTAATATCGTTAACAATTGAAACGAATGCAGGCTGTTACGGGCCATTCGGAAATGTCAGAAAGAATGACATTAAATTCGAGTATAGCTTTGGTCCTGGACATCAGTTTGGTGGATTCCATGGCCTCTATTCCCCCTACAATCTTAGATCCATTGGAGTTTATATCAACCCCATTTCAAGTTTGGCCGATTTGTCCACAAGTCCACAACCACAAGGATAA